The Sulfolobus islandicus Y.N.15.51 sequence TAACCGCGTGCATAACATACATATTATTTCCAATTTAATAAACATTTTCCAATACTAGCCTAAAAGTCTCATAGCGTAGAGGACTATTTTGAAAGTTCTTTCCTTCGAATTCTTCAGCTCTAGACTCCAACTCTTTTACGTAACCACTGGTTATTTTTAATTACTTCTAAATATCGTTTTGATTAAATAATGTTTATATAGTATTACAATGTATTTTCTATTGGTGATCTCCCAACTGATGACGGGTACTACTCACGAGGTTTGGGGAGTGATAAAATTGAGGTCTAAGAACTTTCCGGCGTTCAGTAATAAATCTTTCGCTCAAACTTCAAGCATAGTATTAGCTAACATTGCCACGTGGGTCCTTTCAACCCACGTGGCGATTCGGGGGAGGGATTCACCTATTTAGGCTCATAAGGCTTATTATTATACCAAACACTCCAAACAACCCTTGCCAACTTCCTAGCCAAAGCGACATACAACTTCTTACCCTTCAACCTATCCTTGTGTGTTTCATAAAACTTCAGCAAGGTTGGATTCCTAGAGTAATTCCTCATTGCTAAAAAGTAGAACAAGCTACGCAAGTACTTATTACCCCTCTTGGAAATCCCCCTACTTATTACAGCCTTCCCGCTCCTCTCCACTACGGGATCTAAACCGCAATAAGCAACAAAGGACTCAGGCTTAGGAAAACGCTTAACATCACCAACAATACCAGCTGCAAGCCTCCCAACACTTGGTATCGTTAATAGGACGTGGTCTTGAGGGACTTGCCCCTCAATCATCCTCCTAACCTCCTTCAACCTCTCTTGCGTTTCTAGGATGTTTTTAGCCAGGATTTTGATTTCCTCAAGTACTATTGGCGTATATTCAAGTTGGTATAGTTCTTCCTGTGTGAAATCTCCTTTCGCAAGTTTTTCCAACCTGTCCTTGCTTACCTTATCGTTATCGCTTACTAGGAATAGTGCTCTCTTTAGCCTGTTCTTGTATTTCGTCTCTATGTCCTTTAGGAAGAGGTAGAGTGTTACTAATTCCTTTAAGGGGTTGTAATCGTACTCCTTAGCCTTGTCGACCATGTTTTCTAATTTTTCTGCGTCGTAAAAATCTGTTTTCTTTCCCCTAAACTCCTTTTCCCTTGATAACACGTTTGGGCTGACTTGTAGTACTCTTACCCCTCTCTCCTTGAAGTATTGTGAAGGCCTTATTGCGTATACTCCGGTAGGCTCTAGGACTATTACGCAAGGTTTCATCTTGAGGATTTCCTCATAACCCTTCTTACTGTTCTCGTATCTTCTCACCCTCCCCCTGCTAGTTATTAAATGTTCTTTTGATATATCTATTCCTATTATCCCTACCTCTTTGTCACACCTATATGCGTGAATTTTATCACAATGTTCAGTCCGACGGTAGGGGTTAGTCACGCCCGTAGCCGAAGACTTTGCTTCAGAACTCACGTCGACCATGTTTCCCCAGTCGAGGAGAGTATTACTCTCCTCGACTAATAAACCTATATAGGCGTTTCCCTCGACCAGCCCCAATGATTTAAGGGTGACTGCGTATGATCCCTTAAGAGGGGTGCCCGTGGCAGAATTAGAAGTAATTAAAAGTAAGGAAAAGTTACGCCACGGGTAAACACTCTTATATAGTAAAGAGGACCAATATACATTTCAAACAATTATAGGTATTATTTGTTTTTACGTAGCCTAAAACTACCCAACCCTCATGGAAAACATTATCAAAATCCACCCTCATAAAGTTAAAAAGTTAAAGCCTTTGAATAATTCTTTCCAGATAAAATTTAGTAAATAGTAACTTATATTTAAGAACTTATTTAACAAGATTAAATAGGTACAAGAAAAGCTAATATCTTAATAAAATGTGTTAAAGTACATTATGGAAAAGTTTTAAAAAGAGAGAGTACGGACATTATCTTATGAAAGAAAGAGAAGTAGAAGCTAAAAGATTAGTTGGAAAGAAGAATGTGAGAGGAAAAATATACGAGTATGAATACTTCACGTTACCGTTGAACCTATACTTGCCTAAGTCAATGGTAGAGAAATTCGGAACAAAATATATGCTTCAAGTTGATGAGGATAGTGGAACAATAACAATAAAGCCTAAATCTGGTCAGTGAAACCAAGGATTTTTCCCCTATGTATTATAAACGTTTTGTTAGAAGTGTGAATCTTAATGATTTTATCCTTTATCTCAACCCTAGTTATTTTTTCATAAATTTCAGGTTTATAGAGATGTAATGAGATCGCAATAGTGAATAGATAGACTAAAATGGGTATTATAAAAAGTGTTAGGACTAAAATATATCTAAAAATCACATATAAAATGGAAACCAATAAGACAATAATGAATGAGATATAATACATCTCGTTAATTTGAGTCTTTTTATACCCTATCTCACTCTCCGATATGAAAAATATTACATAGTAACCGTCATCACTTAGCCCAATTGCTTTCTTTTTCACAGTATTAATTTGACATCAGGGATATTTAATCAATAGTCGTTTAAGGATACGGTACTTTGTGGATGACTTCAATTTTTATCAAAGCTAACGTCAAGCTTACTTTTAAATCAACGCTTGATTTTGAATTTAAGAAAG is a genomic window containing:
- a CDS encoding IS110 family RNA-guided transposase, whose protein sequence is MVDVSSEAKSSATGVTNPYRRTEHCDKIHAYRCDKEVGIIGIDISKEHLITSRGRVRRYENSKKGYEEILKMKPCVIVLEPTGVYAIRPSQYFKERGVRVLQVSPNVLSREKEFRGKKTDFYDAEKLENMVDKAKEYDYNPLKELVTLYLFLKDIETKYKNRLKRALFLVSDNDKVSKDRLEKLAKGDFTQEELYQLEYTPIVLEEIKILAKNILETQERLKEVRRMIEGQVPQDHVLLTIPSVGRLAAGIVGDVKRFPKPESFVAYCGLDPVVERSGKAVISRGISKRGNKYLRSLFYFLAMRNYSRNPTLLKFYETHKDRLKGKKLYVALARKLARVVWSVWYNNKPYEPK